The following are encoded in a window of Rosa chinensis cultivar Old Blush chromosome 4, RchiOBHm-V2, whole genome shotgun sequence genomic DNA:
- the LOC112200238 gene encoding mannosyl-oligosaccharide 1,2-alpha-mannosidase MNS1 isoform X2: MGKKSASSLSSSSSPPSWWWWRYRSALVIISFVALTWLLVDHQSLTLEDQVVVSRLNKELKILKNQLENVKKHIRGWSIVEEDMDDPLNVERRNAVKDAMVHAWTCYEKYAWGRDELQPQTKDAADTFGGLGATLVDSLDTLYIMGLDQQFQRAREWVATSLNFNKNYEASVFETTIRVIGGLLSAYDLSDDKLFLDKARDIADRLLPAWNTPSGIPYNMINLMYGNAHNPRWAGGKSILADAASEQLEFIALSQRTKDPKYQQKVEYVIKEFHKIFPADGLLPIYLDPHTGTMSYSKVTFGALGDSFYEYLLKAWIQGNKTEAVKHYREMWETSMKGLKSLIRRTTPSSFAYICEKLGSSLTDKMDELACFAPGMLALGSSGYDPGEAEKILSLAEEDMTVGTSWNILRPETVESLFYLWRLTGNKTYQEWGWNIFQAFENNSRTDTGYSGLKDVSKGDKDNMMQSFFLAETLKYLYLLFSPPSFISLDEWVFNTEAHPLRIVTQTQ, translated from the exons ATGGGAAAGAAATCTGCATCGTCTTTATCCTCATCGTCGTCGCCGCCttcgtggtggtggtggagataTCGATCGGCACTCGTCATAATCTCATTCGTGGCTCTCACATGGCTGCTCGTCGACCACCAATCCCTCACCTTGGAGGACCAG GTAGTGGTGTCCAGGTTGAATAAGGAGCTGAAAATATTGAAGAATCAG TTAGAAAATGTGAAGAAGCATATAAGAGGCTGGAGCATTGTTGAAGAGGATATGGATGATCCTCTCAATGTAGAACGAAGAAATGCGGTTAAGGATGCTATGGTTCATGCCTGGACTTGCTACGAGAAGTATGCGTGGGGTCGTGATGAACTCCAG CCACAGACGAAAGACGCTGCTGACACTTTCGGTGGTCTAGGAGCAACTCTAGTGGATTCTCTTGATACATTGTATATAATGGGTCTTGACCAGCAATTCCAAAGAGCTAGAGA GTGGGTTGCAACCTCATTGAATTTCAACAAGAATTACGAGGCTAGTGTTTTTGAGACAACCATAAG agttataGGCGGACTTCTTAGCGCATATGATCTGTCAGATGACAAACTCTTCCTTGACAAGGCTAGAGATATTGCAGATAGGTTGCTGCCTGCATGGAATACACCTTCCGGAATCCCATACAACATGATCAACTTGATGTATGGTAATGCCCATAACCCTAGGTGGGCAGGG GGAAAAAGTATTCTTGCAGATGCTGCTTCAGAACAGCTTGAATTTATTGCTCTATCTCAACGGACGAAAGACCCCAAGTACCAGCAGAAG GTCGAATATGTCATCAAAGAGTTTCATAAAATCTTCCCTGCTGATGGATTGCTTCCCATATATCTTGATCCTCACACTGGAACAATGTCATACTCAAAAGTTACATTCGGTGCCTTGGGTGATAG TTTTTATGAATATCTACTCAAGGCTTGGATACAAGGAAACAAAACAGAAGCTGTAAAACATTACAG AGAAATGTGGGAGACATCAATGAAAGGTTTGAAAAGCTTGATTCGGAGGACAACACCATCCTCGTTTGCATATATATGTGAAAAGCTTGGAAGCTCActaactgacaag ATGGATGAATTAGCTTGCTTTGCTCCTGGCATGCTGGCTTTAGGATCTTCTGGCTATGACCCCGGCGAAGCTGAAAAGATTTTATCCCTTGCTGAAGAG GACATGACCGTGGGAACATCATGGAACATTTTAAGGCCTGAAACTGTTGAGTCACTTTTCTACCTATGGCGGTTAACTGGGAACAAAACTTACCAAGAATGGGGTTGGAACATTTTCCAAGCATTTGAAAATAACTCTCGTACAGATACAGGATATAGTGGACTTAAAGAT GTAAGTAAAGGTGATAAAGACAATATGATGCAGAGCTTCTTCCTTGCAGAAACACTGAAGTATCTCTACCTCCTCTTTTCACCTCCGTCATTCATCTCTTTGGACGAATGGGTGTTTAACACAGAAGCGCACCCACTAAGGATTGTGACTCAAACCCAGTAA
- the LOC112200238 gene encoding mannosyl-oligosaccharide 1,2-alpha-mannosidase MNS1 isoform X1, with protein MGKKSASSLSSSSSPPSWWWWRYRSALVIISFVALTWLLVDHQSLTLEDQVVVSRLNKELKILKNQLENVKKHIRGWSIVEEDMDDPLNVERRNAVKDAMVHAWTCYEKYAWGRDELQPQTKDAADTFGGLGATLVDSLDTLYIMGLDQQFQRAREWVATSLNFNKNYEASVFETTIRVIGGLLSAYDLSDDKLFLDKARDIADRLLPAWNTPSGIPYNMINLMYGNAHNPRWAGGKSILADAASEQLEFIALSQRTKDPKYQQKVEYVIKEFHKIFPADGLLPIYLDPHTGTMSYSKVTFGALGDSFYEYLLKAWIQGNKTEAVKHYREMWETSMKGLKSLIRRTTPSSFAYICEKLGSSLTDKMDELACFAPGMLALGSSGYDPGEAEKILSLAEELAWTCYNFYQTTPTKLAGENYNFPAGQDMTVGTSWNILRPETVESLFYLWRLTGNKTYQEWGWNIFQAFENNSRTDTGYSGLKDVSKGDKDNMMQSFFLAETLKYLYLLFSPPSFISLDEWVFNTEAHPLRIVTQTQ; from the exons ATGGGAAAGAAATCTGCATCGTCTTTATCCTCATCGTCGTCGCCGCCttcgtggtggtggtggagataTCGATCGGCACTCGTCATAATCTCATTCGTGGCTCTCACATGGCTGCTCGTCGACCACCAATCCCTCACCTTGGAGGACCAG GTAGTGGTGTCCAGGTTGAATAAGGAGCTGAAAATATTGAAGAATCAG TTAGAAAATGTGAAGAAGCATATAAGAGGCTGGAGCATTGTTGAAGAGGATATGGATGATCCTCTCAATGTAGAACGAAGAAATGCGGTTAAGGATGCTATGGTTCATGCCTGGACTTGCTACGAGAAGTATGCGTGGGGTCGTGATGAACTCCAG CCACAGACGAAAGACGCTGCTGACACTTTCGGTGGTCTAGGAGCAACTCTAGTGGATTCTCTTGATACATTGTATATAATGGGTCTTGACCAGCAATTCCAAAGAGCTAGAGA GTGGGTTGCAACCTCATTGAATTTCAACAAGAATTACGAGGCTAGTGTTTTTGAGACAACCATAAG agttataGGCGGACTTCTTAGCGCATATGATCTGTCAGATGACAAACTCTTCCTTGACAAGGCTAGAGATATTGCAGATAGGTTGCTGCCTGCATGGAATACACCTTCCGGAATCCCATACAACATGATCAACTTGATGTATGGTAATGCCCATAACCCTAGGTGGGCAGGG GGAAAAAGTATTCTTGCAGATGCTGCTTCAGAACAGCTTGAATTTATTGCTCTATCTCAACGGACGAAAGACCCCAAGTACCAGCAGAAG GTCGAATATGTCATCAAAGAGTTTCATAAAATCTTCCCTGCTGATGGATTGCTTCCCATATATCTTGATCCTCACACTGGAACAATGTCATACTCAAAAGTTACATTCGGTGCCTTGGGTGATAG TTTTTATGAATATCTACTCAAGGCTTGGATACAAGGAAACAAAACAGAAGCTGTAAAACATTACAG AGAAATGTGGGAGACATCAATGAAAGGTTTGAAAAGCTTGATTCGGAGGACAACACCATCCTCGTTTGCATATATATGTGAAAAGCTTGGAAGCTCActaactgacaag ATGGATGAATTAGCTTGCTTTGCTCCTGGCATGCTGGCTTTAGGATCTTCTGGCTATGACCCCGGCGAAGCTGAAAAGATTTTATCCCTTGCTGAAGAG CTTGCATGGACATGTTACAATTTCTATCAGACAACGCCTACAAAATTGGCTGGGGAGAACTATAACTTTCCTGCTGGACAG GACATGACCGTGGGAACATCATGGAACATTTTAAGGCCTGAAACTGTTGAGTCACTTTTCTACCTATGGCGGTTAACTGGGAACAAAACTTACCAAGAATGGGGTTGGAACATTTTCCAAGCATTTGAAAATAACTCTCGTACAGATACAGGATATAGTGGACTTAAAGAT GTAAGTAAAGGTGATAAAGACAATATGATGCAGAGCTTCTTCCTTGCAGAAACACTGAAGTATCTCTACCTCCTCTTTTCACCTCCGTCATTCATCTCTTTGGACGAATGGGTGTTTAACACAGAAGCGCACCCACTAAGGATTGTGACTCAAACCCAGTAA
- the LOC112200238 gene encoding mannosyl-oligosaccharide 1,2-alpha-mannosidase MNS1 isoform X3, whose amino-acid sequence MDDPLNVERRNAVKDAMVHAWTCYEKYAWGRDELQPQTKDAADTFGGLGATLVDSLDTLYIMGLDQQFQRAREWVATSLNFNKNYEASVFETTIRVIGGLLSAYDLSDDKLFLDKARDIADRLLPAWNTPSGIPYNMINLMYGNAHNPRWAGGKSILADAASEQLEFIALSQRTKDPKYQQKVEYVIKEFHKIFPADGLLPIYLDPHTGTMSYSKVTFGALGDSFYEYLLKAWIQGNKTEAVKHYREMWETSMKGLKSLIRRTTPSSFAYICEKLGSSLTDKMDELACFAPGMLALGSSGYDPGEAEKILSLAEELAWTCYNFYQTTPTKLAGENYNFPAGQDMTVGTSWNILRPETVESLFYLWRLTGNKTYQEWGWNIFQAFENNSRTDTGYSGLKDVSKGDKDNMMQSFFLAETLKYLYLLFSPPSFISLDEWVFNTEAHPLRIVTQTQ is encoded by the exons ATGGATGATCCTCTCAATGTAGAACGAAGAAATGCGGTTAAGGATGCTATGGTTCATGCCTGGACTTGCTACGAGAAGTATGCGTGGGGTCGTGATGAACTCCAG CCACAGACGAAAGACGCTGCTGACACTTTCGGTGGTCTAGGAGCAACTCTAGTGGATTCTCTTGATACATTGTATATAATGGGTCTTGACCAGCAATTCCAAAGAGCTAGAGA GTGGGTTGCAACCTCATTGAATTTCAACAAGAATTACGAGGCTAGTGTTTTTGAGACAACCATAAG agttataGGCGGACTTCTTAGCGCATATGATCTGTCAGATGACAAACTCTTCCTTGACAAGGCTAGAGATATTGCAGATAGGTTGCTGCCTGCATGGAATACACCTTCCGGAATCCCATACAACATGATCAACTTGATGTATGGTAATGCCCATAACCCTAGGTGGGCAGGG GGAAAAAGTATTCTTGCAGATGCTGCTTCAGAACAGCTTGAATTTATTGCTCTATCTCAACGGACGAAAGACCCCAAGTACCAGCAGAAG GTCGAATATGTCATCAAAGAGTTTCATAAAATCTTCCCTGCTGATGGATTGCTTCCCATATATCTTGATCCTCACACTGGAACAATGTCATACTCAAAAGTTACATTCGGTGCCTTGGGTGATAG TTTTTATGAATATCTACTCAAGGCTTGGATACAAGGAAACAAAACAGAAGCTGTAAAACATTACAG AGAAATGTGGGAGACATCAATGAAAGGTTTGAAAAGCTTGATTCGGAGGACAACACCATCCTCGTTTGCATATATATGTGAAAAGCTTGGAAGCTCActaactgacaag ATGGATGAATTAGCTTGCTTTGCTCCTGGCATGCTGGCTTTAGGATCTTCTGGCTATGACCCCGGCGAAGCTGAAAAGATTTTATCCCTTGCTGAAGAG CTTGCATGGACATGTTACAATTTCTATCAGACAACGCCTACAAAATTGGCTGGGGAGAACTATAACTTTCCTGCTGGACAG GACATGACCGTGGGAACATCATGGAACATTTTAAGGCCTGAAACTGTTGAGTCACTTTTCTACCTATGGCGGTTAACTGGGAACAAAACTTACCAAGAATGGGGTTGGAACATTTTCCAAGCATTTGAAAATAACTCTCGTACAGATACAGGATATAGTGGACTTAAAGAT GTAAGTAAAGGTGATAAAGACAATATGATGCAGAGCTTCTTCCTTGCAGAAACACTGAAGTATCTCTACCTCCTCTTTTCACCTCCGTCATTCATCTCTTTGGACGAATGGGTGTTTAACACAGAAGCGCACCCACTAAGGATTGTGACTCAAACCCAGTAA
- the LOC112200238 gene encoding mannosyl-oligosaccharide 1,2-alpha-mannosidase MNS2 isoform X5, whose amino-acid sequence MGKKSASSLSSSSSPPSWWWWRYRSALVIISFVALTWLLVDHQSLTLEDQVVVSRLNKELKILKNQLENVKKHIRGWSIVEEDMDDPLNVERRNAVKDAMVHAWTCYEKYAWGRDELQPQTKDAADTFGGLGATLVDSLDTLYIMGLDQQFQRAREWVATSLNFNKNYEASVFETTIRVIGGLLSAYDLSDDKLFLDKARDIADRLLPAWNTPSGIPYNMINLMYGNAHNPRWAGGKSILADAASEQLEFIALSQRTKDPKYQQKVEYVIKEFHKIFPADGLLPIYLDPHTGTMSYSKVTFGALGDSFYEYLLKAWIQGNKTEAVKHYREMWETSMKGLKSLIRRTTPSSFAYICEKLGSSLTDKMDELACFAPGMLALGSSGYDPGEAEKILSLAEEKIFVGHDRGNIMEHFKA is encoded by the exons ATGGGAAAGAAATCTGCATCGTCTTTATCCTCATCGTCGTCGCCGCCttcgtggtggtggtggagataTCGATCGGCACTCGTCATAATCTCATTCGTGGCTCTCACATGGCTGCTCGTCGACCACCAATCCCTCACCTTGGAGGACCAG GTAGTGGTGTCCAGGTTGAATAAGGAGCTGAAAATATTGAAGAATCAG TTAGAAAATGTGAAGAAGCATATAAGAGGCTGGAGCATTGTTGAAGAGGATATGGATGATCCTCTCAATGTAGAACGAAGAAATGCGGTTAAGGATGCTATGGTTCATGCCTGGACTTGCTACGAGAAGTATGCGTGGGGTCGTGATGAACTCCAG CCACAGACGAAAGACGCTGCTGACACTTTCGGTGGTCTAGGAGCAACTCTAGTGGATTCTCTTGATACATTGTATATAATGGGTCTTGACCAGCAATTCCAAAGAGCTAGAGA GTGGGTTGCAACCTCATTGAATTTCAACAAGAATTACGAGGCTAGTGTTTTTGAGACAACCATAAG agttataGGCGGACTTCTTAGCGCATATGATCTGTCAGATGACAAACTCTTCCTTGACAAGGCTAGAGATATTGCAGATAGGTTGCTGCCTGCATGGAATACACCTTCCGGAATCCCATACAACATGATCAACTTGATGTATGGTAATGCCCATAACCCTAGGTGGGCAGGG GGAAAAAGTATTCTTGCAGATGCTGCTTCAGAACAGCTTGAATTTATTGCTCTATCTCAACGGACGAAAGACCCCAAGTACCAGCAGAAG GTCGAATATGTCATCAAAGAGTTTCATAAAATCTTCCCTGCTGATGGATTGCTTCCCATATATCTTGATCCTCACACTGGAACAATGTCATACTCAAAAGTTACATTCGGTGCCTTGGGTGATAG TTTTTATGAATATCTACTCAAGGCTTGGATACAAGGAAACAAAACAGAAGCTGTAAAACATTACAG AGAAATGTGGGAGACATCAATGAAAGGTTTGAAAAGCTTGATTCGGAGGACAACACCATCCTCGTTTGCATATATATGTGAAAAGCTTGGAAGCTCActaactgacaag ATGGATGAATTAGCTTGCTTTGCTCCTGGCATGCTGGCTTTAGGATCTTCTGGCTATGACCCCGGCGAAGCTGAAAAGATTTTATCCCTTGCTGAAGAG AAAATTTTTGTAGGACATGACCGTGGGAACATCATGGAACATTTTAAGGCCTGA
- the LOC112200238 gene encoding mannosyl-oligosaccharide 1,2-alpha-mannosidase MNS1 isoform X4 yields the protein MGKKSASSLSSSSSPPSWWWWRYRSALVIISFVALTWLLVDHQSLTLEDQVVVSRLNKELKILKNQLENVKKHIRGWSIVEEDMDDPLNVERRNAVKDAMVHAWTCYEKYAWGRDELQPQTKDAADTFGGLGATLVDSLDTLYIMGLDQQFQRAREWVATSLNFNKNYEASVFETTIRVIGGLLSAYDLSDDKLFLDKARDIADRLLPAWNTPSGIPYNMINLMYGNAHNPRWAGGKSILADAASEQLEFIALSQRTKDPKYQQKVEYVIKEFHKIFPADGLLPIYLDPHTGTMSYSKVTFGALGDSFYEYLLKAWIQGNKTEAVKHYREMWETSMKGLKSLIRRTTPSSFAYICEKLGSSLTDKMDELACFAPGMLALGSSGYDPGEAEKILSLAEELAWTCYNFYQTTPTKLAGENYNFPAGQKIFVGHDRGNIMEHFKA from the exons ATGGGAAAGAAATCTGCATCGTCTTTATCCTCATCGTCGTCGCCGCCttcgtggtggtggtggagataTCGATCGGCACTCGTCATAATCTCATTCGTGGCTCTCACATGGCTGCTCGTCGACCACCAATCCCTCACCTTGGAGGACCAG GTAGTGGTGTCCAGGTTGAATAAGGAGCTGAAAATATTGAAGAATCAG TTAGAAAATGTGAAGAAGCATATAAGAGGCTGGAGCATTGTTGAAGAGGATATGGATGATCCTCTCAATGTAGAACGAAGAAATGCGGTTAAGGATGCTATGGTTCATGCCTGGACTTGCTACGAGAAGTATGCGTGGGGTCGTGATGAACTCCAG CCACAGACGAAAGACGCTGCTGACACTTTCGGTGGTCTAGGAGCAACTCTAGTGGATTCTCTTGATACATTGTATATAATGGGTCTTGACCAGCAATTCCAAAGAGCTAGAGA GTGGGTTGCAACCTCATTGAATTTCAACAAGAATTACGAGGCTAGTGTTTTTGAGACAACCATAAG agttataGGCGGACTTCTTAGCGCATATGATCTGTCAGATGACAAACTCTTCCTTGACAAGGCTAGAGATATTGCAGATAGGTTGCTGCCTGCATGGAATACACCTTCCGGAATCCCATACAACATGATCAACTTGATGTATGGTAATGCCCATAACCCTAGGTGGGCAGGG GGAAAAAGTATTCTTGCAGATGCTGCTTCAGAACAGCTTGAATTTATTGCTCTATCTCAACGGACGAAAGACCCCAAGTACCAGCAGAAG GTCGAATATGTCATCAAAGAGTTTCATAAAATCTTCCCTGCTGATGGATTGCTTCCCATATATCTTGATCCTCACACTGGAACAATGTCATACTCAAAAGTTACATTCGGTGCCTTGGGTGATAG TTTTTATGAATATCTACTCAAGGCTTGGATACAAGGAAACAAAACAGAAGCTGTAAAACATTACAG AGAAATGTGGGAGACATCAATGAAAGGTTTGAAAAGCTTGATTCGGAGGACAACACCATCCTCGTTTGCATATATATGTGAAAAGCTTGGAAGCTCActaactgacaag ATGGATGAATTAGCTTGCTTTGCTCCTGGCATGCTGGCTTTAGGATCTTCTGGCTATGACCCCGGCGAAGCTGAAAAGATTTTATCCCTTGCTGAAGAG CTTGCATGGACATGTTACAATTTCTATCAGACAACGCCTACAAAATTGGCTGGGGAGAACTATAACTTTCCTGCTGGACAG AAAATTTTTGTAGGACATGACCGTGGGAACATCATGGAACATTTTAAGGCCTGA
- the LOC112199959 gene encoding protein At-4/1 isoform X2, producing the protein MAATTDEEMDSLLSTVDQIYQDFKDGVAEIQSVKSACNAEAKKREALEFTCNNLKQENERLTRMYTESLNDLADQLERRSTCQGLKEELKRVRDVCLGKEEEHRKAMELVKQDCAAKVEELEAQIRGFLAEKAKNEATIDHLRQDLAAHKSHMHVMQSRLDQVQLDVETKYVFEIQDLKDCIAIEQEEKNELNRKLQDLEKEMLVSRSKLVQQQRDSNSNWQVETLKTKLMKLRKENEILKRKLHADEG; encoded by the exons ATGGCGGCAACGACCGACGAAGAAATGGACTCTCTCCTCTCCACTGTCGATCAAATCTACCAG GACTTCAAGGACGGCGTAGCGGAAATCCAATCGGTGAAATCCGCCTGCAATGCCGAGGCGAAGAAGCGAGAAGCTCTTGAATTCACCTGCAACAATCTCAAACAAG AGAATGAGCGATTGACGAGAATGTACACCGAGTCTCTGAACGACCTTGCTGATCAGCTCGAACGGCGTAGCACATGCCAGGGCTTGAAGGAAGAGCTCAAGAGAGTTAGGGATGTATGCCTTGGTAAAGAAGAAGAGCATAGGAAGGCTATGGAATTGGTCAAGCAAGACTGTGCAGCCAAGGTTGAGGAATTGGAGGCTCAAATTAG AGGGTTTCTTGCGGAAAAGGCAAAAAATGAAGCAACCATTGATCACCTTCGACAGGATTTAGCTGCACATAAGTCCCATATGCATGTTATGCAAAGCAGATTGGACCAAGTCCAATTGGATGTGGAAACAAAAT ATGTTTTTGAGATTCAGGATTTGAAGGACTGTATTGCAATCGAACAGGAGGAGAAAAATGAGTTGAATAGAAAACTCCAGGatttagaaaaagaaa TGCTGGTTAGCAGATCAAAGCTTGTGCAGCAGCAACGAGATTCGAATTCAAATTGGCAGGTTGAAACACTTAAGACCAAGCTTATGAAGCTGAGGAAGGAGAATGAGATCTTAAAGCGCAAACTACATGCAGATGAGGGCTAG
- the LOC112199959 gene encoding protein At-4/1 isoform X1 — translation MAATTDEEMDSLLSTVDQIYQDFKDGVAEIQSVKSACNAEAKKREALEFTCNNLKQENERLTRMYTESLNDLADQLERRSTCQGLKEELKRVRDVCLGKEEEHRKAMELVKQDCAAKVEELEAQIRGFLAEKAKNEATIDHLRQDLAAHKSHMHVMQSRLDQVQLDVETKSDVFEIQDLKDCIAIEQEEKNELNRKLQDLEKEMLVSRSKLVQQQRDSNSNWQVETLKTKLMKLRKENEILKRKLHADEG, via the exons ATGGCGGCAACGACCGACGAAGAAATGGACTCTCTCCTCTCCACTGTCGATCAAATCTACCAG GACTTCAAGGACGGCGTAGCGGAAATCCAATCGGTGAAATCCGCCTGCAATGCCGAGGCGAAGAAGCGAGAAGCTCTTGAATTCACCTGCAACAATCTCAAACAAG AGAATGAGCGATTGACGAGAATGTACACCGAGTCTCTGAACGACCTTGCTGATCAGCTCGAACGGCGTAGCACATGCCAGGGCTTGAAGGAAGAGCTCAAGAGAGTTAGGGATGTATGCCTTGGTAAAGAAGAAGAGCATAGGAAGGCTATGGAATTGGTCAAGCAAGACTGTGCAGCCAAGGTTGAGGAATTGGAGGCTCAAATTAG AGGGTTTCTTGCGGAAAAGGCAAAAAATGAAGCAACCATTGATCACCTTCGACAGGATTTAGCTGCACATAAGTCCCATATGCATGTTATGCAAAGCAGATTGGACCAAGTCCAATTGGATGTGGAAACAAAAT CAGATGTTTTTGAGATTCAGGATTTGAAGGACTGTATTGCAATCGAACAGGAGGAGAAAAATGAGTTGAATAGAAAACTCCAGGatttagaaaaagaaa TGCTGGTTAGCAGATCAAAGCTTGTGCAGCAGCAACGAGATTCGAATTCAAATTGGCAGGTTGAAACACTTAAGACCAAGCTTATGAAGCTGAGGAAGGAGAATGAGATCTTAAAGCGCAAACTACATGCAGATGAGGGCTAG
- the LOC112197990 gene encoding probable inactive purple acid phosphatase 28 — protein sequence MDSSSSAANWNHSFLYLIFIYALLYFLHTQIAHRLLIGHAPVTLKKTSPNLPLRFRSDGTFKILQVADMHYGNGGLTRCRDVLDSELAGCSDRNTSLFLKRMIEAEKPDFIAFTGDNIFGPSSTDAAESMIRAFGPAIKSGIPWAAVLGNHDQESTMNREELMSFISLMDYSLSQVNPLAEDPLGEWMQDIDGFGNYNLRVYGAPGSYLANSSILNLFFLDSGDRETVHGVRTYGWIKESQLRWLRGVSQGHSRDPDHSDNAFSPDKPPALAFFHIPIPEIRQLWNKDIVGKFQEAVACSSVNPGVLQTLVSMGDVKAVFIGHDHTNDFCGNLDGVWFCYGGGFGYHGYGKTGWPRRARVILAELGKGEKGWMGVERIRTWKCLDDEKLSKIDEQFLWEYHPS from the exons ATGGACTCGTCGTCCTCAGCTGCAAACTGGAACCACTCTTTCCTCTATCTCATCTTCATCTACGCTCTTCTCTACTTCCTCCACACCCAAATCGCTCACAGATTACTCATAGGCCATGCACCCGTAACCCTCAAGAAGACCAGCCCAAATCTCCCTCTTCGCTTCCGCTCCGATGGGACCTTCAAGATTCTCCAG GTGGCTGATATGCATTATGGGAATGGAGGGTTGACTCGGTGTCGAGACGTGTTGGACTCCGAGCTTGCGGGATGTTCTGATCGGAACACGTCGCTATTCCTCAAGAGGATGATTGAAGCTGAAAAGCCTGATTTCATTGCTTTTACAG GTGATAATATATTTGGGCCAAGCTCTACCGACGCTGCTGAATCAATGATTCGAGCATTTGGTCCTGCCATTAAATCAGGCATTCCGTGGGCAGCAGTTTTGGGAAACCACGACCAAGAATCTACAATGAATCGTGAAGAACTCATGTCCTTTATCTCCCTTATGGACTATTCACTTTCACAAGTTAATCCATTAGCTGAAGATCCCTTAGGAGAATGGATGCAAGACATTGATGGTTTTGGCAATTATAATCTGAGAGTATATGGTGCCCCAGGTTCCTACTTGGCAAATAGCAGCATCCTCAACCTTTTCTTTCTTGACAGTGGAGACAGAGAGACTGTTCATGGAGTACGAACTTACGGTTGGATTAAGGAATCACAACTCCGTTGGCTTCGTGGTGTTTCTCAG GGCCACAGTCGAGATCCAGATCACTCAGACAATGCTTTTTCTCCAGATAAACCACCGGCGCTTGCTTTTTTCCATATCCCAATTCCTGAGATCCGGCAGCTGTGGAATAAAGACATTGTTGGCAAGTTTCAGGAGGCTGTGGCATGTTCATCAGTGAACCCGGGAGTTTTGCAGACCCTTGTATCCATGGGAGATGTGAAAGCTGTGTTCATTGGACATGATCATACCAATGACTTTTGTGGGAATCTTGATGGTGTTTGGTTCTGTTATGGTGGGGGCTTTGGATATCATGGTTATGGAAAGACGGGGTGGCCAAGAAGAGCTAGGGTCATATTGGCAGAACTTGGGAAAGGGGAGAAAGGCTGGATGGGAGTTGAGAGGATTAGGACATGGAAGTGTCTTGATGATGAGAAACTGAGCAAGATTGATGAGCAGTTCTTGTGGGAATACCATCCATCATGA